attcgaccattaagcctacgggatacattaattcgagttcgattcattcactcgaccattaatcctacgggctattttttattttttctagttCGAGGAAACACTCAcccgaccattaagcctacgggctacattaattcgagtctgaatcattcactcaaccaaGCCTAccggctattttttattttcgagttcgagcaaacactcactcgactattaagcctacgggctacattaattcgagttcaaatcattcactcgaccaagactatgggctattttttatttcgaattcgagcaaacactcactcgaccattaatcctacgggttacattaattcgagttcgaatcattcactcgaccaagcctacgatCTATAtttttttgagttcgagcaaacactcactcgaccattaagcctacgggctacattaattcaagtttgaatcattcacttgaccaagcctacgggctacattaattcgagttcgaatcattcactcgaccaagaccacgggctattttttattttgagttcgagcaaacgctcactcgaccattaagcctacgggctacattaattcgagttcgaatcattcactcgaccaagcctacgagctattttttatttttgaattcgGGAAAACACTCGCACGACCGTTAAATCCTACGGTCTACATTAATTCGAGTGCGagcaaaacactcactcgaccatcacgcccacgagctatatttcttcaagatcgaatcGTTGACAACTAATAATcctaaagggctacattgccccaagtttgaATAAACGCTCGCTTGGTTGCAGAGACTACgaggtccaaatttgattaagtggTTTAAAACATTATGGAAACATTCATAAGGCGAATAAAGTCCCCACAACACatgaaacaaaaacaaaaacgagTCGGCAAAAGGGGAGATATGCATATAcacaaatttatctgcatgggtgattacaaagtaaaaactaagaactaaattTTCAACCGGGAGCGGTCACTTCTTTATCAGGTTCCCCCCCATTTTCGAATCCGCTATTGCTCCCATtgccatcgtcatcatcatcggaaaccatagcttcagcatcagcttcgagttcttttgccctttttatctcttctgtgagatcgaagccgcgagcatgaatctcctcaagAGTTTCCCTTCTCGATcggtacttagcaagttcggcgacccaatgcgcTCGACCATCGGCGAAtttggctgcctctcttgcctggacttgggcagcttcagcatcggcccaatAGATAGACACGAGCACATCCGCATCGGCATTTGCCTTTTTagcatcagattcggccttggcgagtacagaggccaaccgagcctcaagctcctcaattcttcttgcttgaaccatgcctttttccttcattttctgaagttgggtttcagacTACGATAACtaggctcgagcagtctcttttacTGCAGCAAAgaggtccataccttctttccaccgcaaggatTCCATCCTTATCACGTCGAACTCCTCATGAAGCTTCCTTATCAtatcgattttttgctgcagctgagagaccgaaatgttagctatcgttccggtatcgaacccataggttttcaaaagcatcattacctgctcagacaaatcattctgatctcgataagccttgtccagctcagctcggaggtcttttatttccttctctctctgccctaaggaaagtctaagggagttcTTCTCGTTAGTAGCGCGGTTAGGTCAgccgcgtatcgatgcagctcattctgggaaTGAGAACATTGTTCTTGATGGACTATCGTaacctacaaagaaacaagaagcgaagttaaTGAAAAACGAACATAAAGGTAGTACCAACAAAAAGATTTTTAAAGGCTCACCTAATTCAAAGTCTGTCGCAAACCGTGAAAAAGATCGGATTCATCACCggcaccggcaacgtcctcgataccggtaaacaggtcacgaaatggatcttcttcatcgtgaggcctgtctaCATCTAGggctcccagagcttgagcttcccgaatcacccctgcggaaaaagcgggaAACGTAGGTGAATCCTCGATCGTTGCTGCCCCAAGTGACTTGCTTGGAGCGTTCCCCTCGGCTCGGAGGGGTTCGaggggctcttcgattgtaacccCTGCCGGTTGACTCCGATGAGAGGCATCTTCGACATATGATAATTCGGGGACTCTACCTGAATCTCTCTCCGGTATATCTTTAGTTCGAGGTGGAGCCCCatagagcatcatcgatccagccggcgaTGAAGCATCGGTGGCTCTCTTCGTTCGGACCGCCAGCGTGGACTCAttgtcctcttcttcttcttcatcttcatcccttagacgcaaaacggattctacggtcaaaggaatgacattcttgttcggcttacgagccgtcctcttcttcggttttggatatttGGGCAACGaggctctcttccttttattttccttcaccggctttgggataGAGGTCGAAACATCCTCCTCATTGGACAGAGGCCTCAAgaccgcgtctttacccaaacctgcatatgggaaaccttataaaATATATTTTGAGAAACGCCTTGTTTGGATCGTCGGAGgccgagaaatgagcttaccgtgatttttggcctcccaccgacccctTGACAAATCACGTCATGAGTGCTCGACGTAtatggaggtcgaaacaagagaccgtacccaattcttgagatcgggaaccgctccgggcatccagggaactgcTACATCACAAAAAGAGGAGTGTCAATAAGAGAATAAATTAAAGTACAAAATAGAAGCAATagcaagatcacacttacgtttcatattccactcctcgggaaagggcatcttttcagtcgggatcaggtccgaagtccttattcgaacgaacctgctcatccaaccccggtccttgtcctcatcaatacttgagaacagagccttggtagcccgacgctggagttttattaaacctccccgaaaaagtcggggacggtacaacaggataagatgatcgagggtgaacgtcATCCCCTTGATTTTACTCAtgaaatatcggatcaggataacgatctgccacaaagaaggatggacctagcCTAAGTTTACCTGATATTGTAGACAGAAGTTAATAACGAcgggatcgaggggacccaaagtgaaagggtaagtatatacaGTCAAAAACCCTTacacgtaagaagtgatatcaTCGTTAGGGCTAGGTATTATTActtctttttcaccccaattgcaatccttctttaacagatcgaggtgattctcggttatcgaacacatgtacctcgatactggatcacaccggccagggaccgatgaacctttatcaaccttaaaatctgaagtaaggacgcaTGCCCCGGggacacactcctcaggccgtggttctgtcggtgtctcatcggcgacacactgtgaagatgaagccttctctttctgaggaatggtttgcgatgttttcgccatttttgaattcaaaagtaaggagtagaagaaagtgatagagatttggtagaattgaagaggggttctttcggaaagaaatcacaacttttctggtaagttggagagtatAAAGAagaatttgggaaattttagaagatagaagatgtaaaaatggtaaaagataaaggtaagggttatttataggttcaaacgatggcggttcagtatcagcagtagcagaccaccgcctgacatgcattaaatgccttgaaagactaaaccgacgggacagctaccaTATGCatcatggtcgaacccgatggaaacgacaagatataatcctatcgagctgttgaaaatcatatcgtttctcgccatattctttctgagaaacgaggggactatctgtatacggtcaaaatagatttcagtcttggcatgtccggtatggttcgaagggtggtgtatcgaagtaagatcccgaagggggcgcgaactaacctcgaacccgaggaggccggtccgtgtcgagatcgatatcataatcaaactcgaacaagaatcgaaccatgacgcgtgtagatctatcgtgctgataatccaaaaaTCAACCTACATTGAcctggaatcaattcgagggctcgaaccaggatcAGACTCGAACCAGGATCGgcctcgaaccaagatcacaagttcgagccgaaatcaagctcgaaccaaaattgAGGATtataagcaagatcgagctcgcagacaaaagccgttgcaatcccactagagggaatcttggcagaaattatggaaaagctgatttatcatgggtctaccactgaatgtttattttattatgcttggagctgaatccctccactataaaagggcttggttatcatttctgtaagggACAGATATATTTTTTCTAAGATTTACATTATAATGAAAGTATTATATTCCTCTACGAGAAAgagtggttattccagttttttagattgattctatttgttaaaTCCTAAGGTTCATTGTTCTTGATTGCCTTGTCTAGATTATATTTTCTCCAATCTATATTCACATTTTATTTATCATTGCATTTTGTATTAAGTTGcaccacatatcttcggaactgcgtataaatttaaactctatctatttttcgggtaaacagaaaTACGTAAGTCATATCTTGAAAAGAAATACTTTAAAGATTATTTATAAGAataaaagaacaaagaaaaatgTGTAAATTAGCTGCGTGAAGCTACACAGAAGTTACCCTTATGTGGATATAATTCAGCAACATTATCATTGTGTTAGTTGTAATGGTTTTCCCCTTTTGGTTCATATTGTCAAAAGACAGCCTAAAATGAAGCGTGGGCGGctgttttttaatttctttttcttctttttatctaCTTTTCATCTTTGTAATTTGAAGGAAACGTTTCATGGTTTGgcttttattttcttctatttgtgtttgagtattaaataaataaatttgttTTATTCAGCTGCCTGTGACTATACGTTTGACTTATCATTCCATCACCAATGATGTAAGCCatctttcttgaaaaataaaataaaagattatTATGAGAGTAAAAGACAAAAAAAAGACGTATGAATTTAGCTGCGTGAAGCTACAAAGAACTTACCCTTCTTTGGATATAATTTAGCAACATTATCATTGTGTTAGTTGTAATAATTTTCCTTTTTGGGTTGTATTTTTCAAAAGACAACCTAAAATGAAGCGCAGGCGTCTGTtttctttatttcattttcttctttcttttttttttcttgttttaagGTAACAACTCTTGAGGTGGCTTTTATCAACCAAAGATAGAATATTTGGCAATTTCGACCTTGTTAGAATAGAAAAACACTGGTTTTTGTGACAATGAAACTCCGAAATCATGATACGTGACAACaacggaaaaagaaaagaaaaattaagaaGAGAAACAATAGATAGATAAGAAATTATAGACCTAATTCTGGAAGGAAAAAAATCAATTGTCCAATTCGAATGTACCAATGTAATAATTTCAAAACATCAATTTAGGGGAAATTATTGAAACTTATCTATCTGCTTACATCATTCCAGAAAAATATAACATTCATAGGACAACGATCAAAGCATTTAACATTATTTTGGACATCAGCTCATTAATtctttaaaataatatatatatatatatatatatatatatatatatatatataagtattttccttataatttctttttctttcaatcATTTTGCATAATAGATTTTGCGTTCCTACTAATTGAGAGTTTGAGACGAAGTCGCTAACTATAGAATAGATCAATTTGTCGGGCATTAGACACGTGGCACTAAGGAAAGTAATCCAGTATAGAAGCTTCATTACGCGTCGAGCACGTCTAGTTCATAATTCATACATGTACGGAGAAGtatatttttcttctctttttcgtGCACGAATGAACTAATTTTTAATGTGATTTGTTTGttcaaagaaagaaaaagatatATTTGTATATCACATACTATGTGTACCTTTTGCAGTCCAAGCGATAATTCAGTTTATATTAAGTACAAAGGAGATTGGTGAAAAAATAGGGATGAcggattttatttttattttttatttctcactCATTATCCGGTACGTACTTTGGAGATCCGATTAATTCAAATTTGTATCGCATAAGATCTATTAAAGGGTAAAGTATTctctatttaaaaaaattaaatttttagtgCTCGAACACAAAATATTTGATTAAGGATAAAAAGACCATACTTATGTTCATTTTGTTTTCTATGATATACTATGATTATATTTTGTGTTCATTTTACGTTCATAATTTTGTGTCACGTTCATAATTACGTTCATAATTACATTACGTTCATAATTACATTATATCATAATTTTACGTTCATTTTGTTTTCTATGATATAATGCAtgattaattttttatattagttTTATGATTAGTAATCAATTGATTAAATTTGAATGACCTGTCATAAAATTAATCCAGAACAACTTTTGATAAGCAAAGATTTAGAACTATTACCACAATGCATGGCACTATATTCCACCACTTTTCATCAACTTATTTCTTGTGCAATTCTATTGGATGGATTTAAAATTGACTGAGAATGATGGTTATTATAATTTGTTTTATCTCTGAAATGTTCTTTTTCGACAAAGAACTTaaggtatatatatattgacAGCTTTCACATTGTACCCGAAAAAACAAAGGAGATGAGGAATATTACTAATAAACACCAATAATAAAGCTCAATAATTAGGAGACAGTAACAAAGTCGTAAAGGTGTCGGTTAATTGAATATTTCAGGGACAAACAAACAAAGAATCGCACAAAGATCAAGGCCAACACTACAAATGGCAAAGTTTTACCAAACCTATTAAGAGTTAAGACCAACCCATGAGGCCAGGTTATAACAATGTACTACTATTGACACATTGACACTTGCTTTTCAATATtgcggctttatatatatatttttttgtatatatacatattatgttatatttaaaaaaatataatacaaattttatatactttttcgtctaccgaatataaatagtttctgacaTAGGTCAAAACTAAAAAAAAACCTTAATCGAATTCAGAGTCCTTTTAGAATTATGTTGAAGTGATAAGTACTTCTTTGTTCTTTAATTATGAATCTCAAGTTCGAGTCGTGAGCATCAATGGCGGATTTAGGTCGTTTTATGGTATAGATGTCAAAGGGTCGGGCCGGGCCGGGTAGGGGTTGAGGAAAAGGGAACCGGCCGGTTTCGTTACCGGACTGGTTCCGATTATTTTTTACCGGGTTTACCGGTTCCGCGGGCTTCCCCGGTGCAAAATTTAACCGGAACGGTTCCGGGTCTAATGGGCAGGGTCGAGCCGGgcttatttaattttttattttttttattttgtataacaatcgtcaactttataaaattaaaaaaaaatagccaTTGAATCGTCCGGGCCGGTCCAGTTAACTGGTTCCCATGTGACTTGACCATAATGGATCATGCTGGTCGGTTAACCAGTACCAAAAAACTACCCAGCATAATTTAGTCCCCGTCCCAACCCAGCCTTGCCCCTCCCCTTACTACCGGGTCGGGCCAGGCTAAAATCGGTCTATTTTATGATGCACATGAACTCATGGTCTTTCCATCAAAGAaggtattttatgtatatatatttcatAAAATTGATCTAATATTATCATAAGGACATGACAGTCCAAAAATATTGAATAATGCATTTCGTTGTTCTAGATTCGCCGTTGCTAAGTATGAAATCATATTTATTAAGGAACGTTTTACCCTTCATATAAAAAATTTCAATacgaatttaaatttaatagaaatTTGGATACGAATACGAAACAAGAAACCAAAAAAGGTTAAGAGTTGCTTTTGAGTCCTAGTCTAAACTTGGCCAGGGATACATAGGTCTTTTTTGGTTGTAGGGGCCAACGAATATTAGGTATCTGAAAACCCTAGCTAATTCTAAGACCTAAGACATAGGTTCTATTCTTCTATGCTGACACCAAACTCCAAACCCAAGTTCAATCTAAAAAGTTGCTAGCGCTAACTTATATGAGAGCCATTTAATTATTACTACTTCATtgcattttcttcttttttattggAAGTATTATTGAAATGGAGTGGTTCATCGATTAGCCAGAAAGGGAATggttaaaatataatttattatcaTCAATTAACTTTGAAAATGAAACTTTTAATAGTAAGTATTTTTCTCGGTCAATAAGTTTTCAGGCAGATGAATGTGAATTAATCGAGAGGCACCAAATAACTAAACCAAAATGTAATTTGTTTCGTTTAGTTAAGAGTAAAGACATGTGTACTAGATGGTGAAGTATGAAATGATCTTTTTGTTATTATAACATGACAATTGAATTTCAAACGCAGTTTAACCAAAATTGCCTAGAAATATTTAAAGGGAAATTTATGAACATATTACTAATATAAATGAAAATAAATTACAAATTAAGTAGAAATCTTGGAGTAGTATCGTACACTGGGGAAGTGGAAGACAAGATCCGATTTAAACGGGAAGGTACCAATTTAACACTGAGCACCAACAGTACAACCCCCTAATGCTTTATATTCCTCTCCTGAAAGGAACGTCCTATGATAATTTTTCAGTGTAATTGATAATCCTAAATATTAAAAGATAGAAGTTATGATATCAAATCTCATCTCTCATCTCTTGTTCAAAGCTTAATCAAATAATTAGCCGCGCTTCAATTTGCACTAATCCAAAGTTAATATTGACCAAAAATATTGTCAGTTCCAAGCTTGagatattttataattttaaatagTTTCCTATTTGCAATTAATTGTATAAAAAACAAAATACTCCAACAGCCAGCATATCAAGGATACTCGTACAACTAATTGTCTAATTGATTCATATTACTAGCAAAAATACACATTAAATTGCTATAATTGCATTTTTTTTCTATTCTTTCTTACATAATTGCCCTTCAATTAAATGATTTTGAACACGTCTTGATATTTTTTTTCTCATTCATAGTCTTTGCCAAAAAATGAATTTATGTGAATGGATAGTCTTTTTTATCCAACATATTCAATAGTTGACCAAGCAAAGTGTACTAATTATTGTAACAATATTGACTAGACCTTAATTGATTTACACAACATGAGTGAGACATCTAAATTTAGCAGAAATTAAAATGCAAAAGATGTAAGTAGAGTTAAAAAATTCACGAAAAGTGAAAATTAAAACTATCGATTTCATTCCATAGTCTCAAAATTGTACACTATACAATAGGAGTAATTTATGTTCTCTTTTCCTCCctcatcttttttcttttctttctcttgtAGTATATACATTTTACATTATCAAATCCCAACCACCAAATATAAATTAGTAACGCTACAAACCGGCGGCGACCGGAGAATACTCGCCGTAAAAATCAGAAATGCCAGAAGCCAACCACAATCTCTCATTAAAACTATCTTGCATATCGTCGGGAATAAACGGCGTCCGGCAAAGTGGACAAGTCTTCTGATCATGATCCATCCAACGGTCCAAACAGCTCCGGTGGAATATATGTCGGCAATTTGTGAGCCGTCGGATCTCATCATCCCCATCAAATTCGTACAAGCAAACGGCACAGCTCTCCGGCGGTTCAACCAGCTCGGAGAACTTGACCACCGGCAACAGCTCCCGGATCAACGTTGCTGACACTGAGTGGAGCTCCGAGTGAGATTCGGGTCGGGTCGGGAATGGCATTTCGGGTTCGAGGAAATCTCCTAGACCCAGAACAGTGAAAAGCGTGCAAATGAACTTTCTGATAAAACCCAGAATTGTTAGTACGTGGACTAACAATTTGGGTAGGAATAAATCCGTGTAACCAACTGGAAAACCCATTATTTCTCGAAAATCGAAATACTAAAATATTCGGTTTCAGAAGAAGAAAAGCAAACCCACGAATTGTGTGAAGCAATTTAGCAATTTAGTGTGTGTAAAAAATGGAGCTATGGTTAGAGAGGGAAGAAGCTGAGATTTGAGAAAGCGGAGAGAAAACGGAAAACGGGGAGGTGAATTATATAGGAGGAAAAGGGGAGTGTTGAAAAGACAGAAAAGGACTTGGGTTTGAATGAAATTACGGGGAACCTGTGaaaattggggggggggagggggggggacgTGACGATGTGTTTGTATTATACGCTAATGTCCCATTCGGGAGTTGTAGGGGTGGAGTTGTCGTACAATTTGGGTCGTTCACTGATGAACATGTTTGTTTTGTCCCTTTTTACCTCATGCTTTTCTCTATTTTTACTTCCAACAGtcaaattttcagattttcttttTACCACTTCGGTAATTTTGAATAGATTTTCAGGGGTCATTTGATATGCATACAAAGTTATATTATAACCGTACTATAGTGTATTTTTTCTGATGGAAATGGAATGAATCGATATAATGTGCTTTAAATTTGGGATgcttaaattgaaaaaaaaaattgtaagaTTTGGAGTATGAAAACGGAATAAATGTGATTTGATACATTAattgtttatttttaaatatgt
The DNA window shown above is from Nicotiana tomentosiformis chromosome 8, ASM39032v3, whole genome shotgun sequence and carries:
- the LOC104116112 gene encoding brassinosteroid-responsive RING protein 1; the protein is MGFPVGYTDLFLPKLLVHVLTILGFIRKFICTLFTVLGLGDFLEPEMPFPTRPESHSELHSVSATLIRELLPVVKFSELVEPPESCAVCLYEFDGDDEIRRLTNCRHIFHRSCLDRWMDHDQKTCPLCRTPFIPDDMQDSFNERLWLASGISDFYGEYSPVAAGL